Proteins from a genomic interval of Rhipicephalus microplus isolate Deutch F79 chromosome 6, USDA_Rmic, whole genome shotgun sequence:
- the LOC142765605 gene encoding uncharacterized protein LOC142765605 produces the protein MGRRRHRRRRTSRRPTMTSALYKPENEPTPKEEAQVEISLNESNAGNADMEKYQRTQMAKAAKSASSVERGEFSIQNNLEEFQAKLSNTLDMENVTSKLAENKSKVGGALGRQGDTEDACPRCVTDWAAGHRGGTLDYGGDSCSKCEDQSITECKGATKHSREQAGSEYAADSSAGGKNGTQGNLANRDHAEALDNVSSRKAVTEPSVHDFAMRNKDAEIVSVTELDVATLTDSDVSIVSASDPDVTMRTVSDTDSAVNPVSSSLKCRKCHSQLAIEICGVHTIGSAQRMEASAFALTPHGFTGEIHGFSVAPLYPVLQASPGMQMYSVLPSGPFQPRTAAFSCSFMPMPSVMRTLSGTTSTPLQPFGPAPPPYLTQGPWEIQMNNMPPTMQPQLPVNQWLPNSVQVLSGFRMNSFVEGTQRLPSVAVVTASGAIFHMQLHGNSSYPLQPFIMIAPPLQLPVRSALDMHGLSMPNQPLPSAIASPSLVFHKIPAAPIRELFTPGQFTSPYCMATTPQVPPHHYAEGYDLPLTGQPPYVLPPAMQAATEPPLLEGNVIGQSRSVSPMPQPVSVAQMSAGVRMRTIPPNTRLQLPRAITQATQLPPATQATSCNNQPQPFACVQPPQNNNPPQNINTPYCASFLQPHSPSGMSAPSQAQQSCVPQPQNLQIPTVRSNFQPQPPISAAPSQPQTRSGGPPPHLLQMPAASPGYQPQPSVPVPPYQSPPPSGVPPPQNLHMPTVASNFRPQPPLPAAPFLPQPSCGAPPPQNLHMPAVAPGFQPQTSIPATPSQPQPSSGGTPNQNLQIPIVGSNLQLQPPVLAASPQPRPCIRDSPPQNLEVPAIPPGFQPRPSVSAALLRSQPSCDISPPQSLQMPAAAPGFQLQPLGPAAPFQLQHSCSVPPAQNLQRLAFESGFQPQPSVPAAPSQLQPSCGAPPPPNLHMLAAAPGFQPQPSVPAAPLHLQPSYSVPPPQNPQILAVAPGLQLQPLVPAATVQLQSSRGFPPPQNLQMQAIAPGFQQQPSTPAAPSQPDPSCGVPPPQNLQMPIVAPSFLQQSSVPAASPQPQPSCGIPPPQNLQMPAVASGFRPPPSVSAAPPKPQPPCGVPTPQNLQMPAVTPGFQQQSSFPTAPPQPQPSCGVPPPQDLQMPVAAPGFQQQPSVSAAPPQRQPYPPSLNLQIPVVPTGFEPQASAPAAPSRPQSCCVVPLPQNLHMQAALPGLQPQPSVPAAPAQPQPSGCVPTAQSVQMPPFPSISDPHPSVLATPGQLQPSSDV, from the coding sequence ATGGGGCGAAGGCGGCATCGACGTCGTCGGACTTCTCGCCGTCCGACGATGACAAGCGCATTGTACAAACCGGAAAATGAACCAACCCCCAAGGAAGAAGCCCAGGTGGAAATATCTTTGAATGAATCGAACGCTGGCAACGCCGACATGGAAAAATATCAGAGAACGCAAATGGCAAAAGCCGCTAAGAGTGCATCAAGCGTCGAGAGGGGGGAGTTCAGTATTCAAAACAACCTAGAAGAGTTTCAAGCGAAGTTATCGAACACGCTCGACATGGAAAACGTGACTTCTAAATTAGCTGAGAATAAATCAAAAGTAGGAGGGGCACTAGGCAGACAAGGAGACACGGAGGATGCATGTCCCAGATGCGTAACTGACTGGGCCGCAGGGCACAGAGGCGGTACGCTTGACTACGGAGGTGATTCGTGTTCCAAGTGCGAAGACCAGTCAATCACAGAATGCAAAGGGGCCACAAAGCACAGCCGCGAGCAGGCTGGCTCCGAATATGCAGCCGACTCATCGGCAGGAGGCAAAAACGGCACACAAGGCAACCTTGCGAACAGGGACCACGCGGAGGCGCTGGACAATGTGAGTTCGAGAAAGGCTGTCACAGAACCGAGCGTTCATGATTTTGCGATGAGAAATAAGGATGCCGAGATTGTGTCGGTTACCGAGCTGGACGTGGCGACCTTGACCGATTCGGATGTCTCAATAGTGTCGGCCTCGGATCCTGACGTGACGATGCGGACGGTTTCAGACACAGACTCTGCAGTAAATCCGGTTAGCAGCTCGCTCAAGTGTCGCAAGTGCCATTCTCAACTGGCCATTGAGATTTGCGGCGTCCACACCATCGGTTCAGCACAACGTATGGAGGCGTCTGCTTTCGCCCTGACGCCCCATGGATTTACCGGTGAAATACATGGGTTCTCGGTAGCACCACTATACCCGGTGCTTCAAGCGTCACCGGGAATGCAGATGTATAGCGTCTTACCAAGTGGGCCATTCCAACCGCGAACGGCCGCATTTTCATGTTCCTTCATGCCAATGCCATCGGTAATGCGGACGTTGAGTGGGACGACGAGTACGCCACTGCAACCATTTGGGCCTGCACCACCGCCATATCTGACGCAAGGGCCATGGGAAATACAAATGAATAATATGCCCCCAACCATGCAACCTCAACTACCTGTGAATCAATGGCTGCCAAACTCAGTACAAGTACTGTCTGGCTTCCGGATGAACAGCTTCGTAGAGGGTACGCAGCGACTACCTTCTGTTGCTGTGGTTACGGCATCTGGCGCAATATTTCACATGCAGTTGCATGGTAATTCTAGCTACCCTCTGCAACCTTTTATTATGATAGCTCCACCCCTTCAACTTCCAGTGAGGTCGGCTTTGGACATGCATGGTCTGTCTATGCCTAACCAGCCACTACCTTCGGCAATAGCTTCTCCATCACTCGTTTTCCATAAGATTCCTGCTGCTCCAATTCGAGAGTTATTCACGCCTGGCCAGTTTACATCTCCGTATTGCATGGCAACGACACCGCAAGTACCACCACATCACTATGCGGAGGGGTATGATCTTCCATTGACTGGCCAGCCTCCATATGTTTTGCCTCCTGCAATGCAAGCAGCAACGGAACCTCCTCTTTTAGAAGGCAACGTGATCGGCCAGTCTCGATCCGTCTCACCCATGCCACAGCCAGTATCTGTGGCACAAATGTCAGCGGGCGTTCGAATGCGCACTATTCCACCTAATACACGTCTTCAACTTCCTAGAGCTATTACCCAAGCCACACAGTTACCTCCGGCTACACAAGCCACATCTTGTAACAACCAGCCGCAACCTTTTGCGTGTGTTCAACCACCACAGAACAATAATCCACCACAGAACATTAATACGCCATATTGTGCATCGTTTCTCCAACCACACTCACCCTCGGGTATGTCAGCCCCCTCCCAGGCTCAACAATCTTGTGTTCCACAACCTCAAAATCTGCAGATCCCCACTGTTAGGTCTAATTTTCAACCCCAGCCACCAATTTCAGCAGCACCCTCCCAGCCCCAAACACGTTCTGGTGGTCCACCTCCTCATCTTCTGCAGATGCCAGCCGCTTCGCCTGGTTATCAACCCCAACCATCAGTTCCGGTACCACCCTATCAGTCCCCACCACCTTCTGGTGTTCCGCCACCTCAAAACTTGCACATGCCCACTGTAGCATCTAATTTCCGGCCCCAGCCACCACTTCCGGCAGCCCCCTTCCTGCCTCAACCATCTTGTGGTGCCCCGCCTCCTCAAAACCTGCACATGCCAGCCGTCGCTCCTGGTTTTCAGCCCCAGACATCGATTCCGGCAACACCCTCCCAACCTCAACCATCTTCTGGTGGTACACCAAATCAAAATCTGCAGATTCCCATTGTTGGATCTAATTTGCAACTCCAGCCACCAGTATTGGCAGCATCCCCCCAGCCTCGACCATGTATTCGTGATTCACCACCTCAAAATCTTGAGGTTCCAGCCATTCCACCTGGTTTTCAACCCCGGCCATCAGTTTCTGCAGCACTTTTACGCTCTCAACCATCTTGTGACATTTCACCACCTCAAAGTCTACAGATGCCAGCTGCTGCGCCTGGTTTTCAACTTCAGCCATTAGGACCAGCAGCACCCTTCCAGCTTCAACACTCTTGTAGCGTTCCACCAGCACAAAATCTACAGAGGCTAGCCTTTGAGTCTGGTTTTCAACCTCAACCATCAGTTCCGGCAGCACCCTCACAGCTTCAACCATCTTGTGGTGCTCCGCCACCTCCAAATCTACATATGCTAGCCGCTGCGCCTGGTTTTCAACCACAGCCATCAGTTCCGGCAGCACCTTTGCATCTTCAACCGTCCTATAGTGTTCCACCACCTCAAAATCCACAGATACTAGCCGTTGCTCCTGGTTTACAACTCCAGCCGTTAGTTCCGGCAGCAACTGTGCAGCTTCAGTCATCTCGTGGTTTCCCACCACCGCAAAATCTACAGATGCAAGCCATTGCACCTGGTTTTCAACAACAGCCATCGACTCCAGCAGCACCTTCCCAGCCTGATCCATCTTGTGGTGTTCCACCACCTCAAAATCTACAGATGCCAATCGTTGCCCCTAGTTTTCTACAACAGTCATCAGTTCCGGCAGCATCTCCACAGCCTCAACCATCTTGTGGAATTCCACCACCTCAAAATCTACAGATGCCAGCCGTTGCGTCTGGTTTTCGACCACCGCCATCAGTTTCGGCAGCACCACCAAAGCCTCAGCCTCCTTGCGGTGTTCCAACACCTCAGAATCTACAAATGCCAGCTGTTACTCCTGGTTTTCAGCAACAGTCATCGTTTCCGACAGCACCTCCACAGCCTCAACCCTCTTGTGGTGTTCCACCACCTCAAGATCTACAGATGCCAGTCGCTGCGCCTGGTTTTCAACAACAGCCATCAGTTTCGGCAGCACCTCCACAGCGTCAACCATATCCACCATCTCTAAATCTACAAATACCAGTCGTTCCAACCGGTTTTGAACCTCAGGCATCAGCGCCGGCAGCACCTtctcggcctcagtcatgttgtgTTGTTCCACTGCCTCAAAATCTACATATGCAAGCTGCTTTACCTGGTTTGCAACCACAGCCATCAGTTCCGGCAGCACCCGCCCAGCCTCAACCATCTGGTTGTGTTCCAACAGCTCAAAGTGTGCAAATGCCCCCCTTTCCATCTATTTCAGATCCCCATCCGTCAGTTTTGGCCACCCCCGGCCAGCTGCAACCTTCCTCAGATGTCTAA